A stretch of the Desulfobacterales bacterium genome encodes the following:
- a CDS encoding GNAT family acetyltransferase, producing MPHIIVKLYPGRSAEQKKQLAREIVKKVTEIAVCEEKSVSVAFEEVTPEEWAERVYRPEIIQNQKNLVVKPGYNPFEEKEATAGSDEKAELKIRSYRAADQSAVIDLWHRCNLVVPKNDPQKDIEMKGQVQADLFFVGKINSRIVATVMAGYDGHRGWIYYLAVDPDFQRQGLGRRMMEKVERELQRRGCPKINLQVRTSNQAVISFYGRLGYSDDDVIGLGKRL from the coding sequence ATGCCCCACATAATTGTGAAACTTTATCCCGGAAGATCGGCGGAGCAGAAAAAACAGCTTGCTCGTGAAATCGTCAAGAAGGTCACAGAGATTGCCGTTTGTGAAGAAAAATCGGTATCTGTCGCATTTGAAGAAGTAACGCCGGAGGAATGGGCTGAGAGGGTTTACCGGCCCGAAATCATTCAGAACCAAAAGAATCTGGTGGTCAAGCCGGGCTACAACCCTTTTGAAGAAAAAGAGGCCACTGCAGGCAGCGATGAGAAAGCCGAATTGAAAATCAGATCCTATCGGGCAGCGGATCAATCAGCGGTCATCGATTTATGGCATCGCTGTAACCTGGTCGTCCCAAAAAATGATCCCCAAAAAGATATTGAAATGAAAGGTCAGGTCCAAGCCGATCTGTTTTTTGTGGGAAAAATCAACAGCCGCATCGTGGCAACAGTTATGGCCGGCTATGACGGGCATCGCGGTTGGATCTATTATCTGGCGGTGGATCCGGATTTTCAGCGCCAAGGACTTGGTCGTCGCATGATGGAGAAAGTCGAGCGTGAGCTTCAAAGACGTGGATGTCCCAAAATTAATTTACAGGTCCGCACGTCAAACCAGGCGGTGATCTCGTTTTATGGGCGCCTGGGGTATTCAGATGACGATGTCATCGGACTGGGCAAGAGATTATAA